Genomic DNA from Taurinivorans muris:
TTGAGGACTGCATGCCGTAAGAATTGCCAGCGGAATAAGTAAAAAAACGTTTTGCGAAGGCAATTTTATCTTCAATGGTTTTAAGGTCTTTGTAATTATTTTCAACATACTGCAATCTGGGCTCCAATCCCCTGAAGTTCGCTATCTGAATGGCAAGTCCGGGACGCGCATTCAGCTCCAAAATAAGCGGTCCTAAATTTTTGTCAAGAACCATATCGACACCGACATATCCAAGTCCTGTCAGCTCCGTGCTTTGCGAGGCTTGATACAATAAAACATCCCAATAAGGAACTTGGAAATCTATCAAACTATGCAGCGTATCCGGGTGTTCCGTAATAGGCTCGTTCTTCCAAACAGCCCGTACGGTTTTTCCTGTTGCTATATCCACCCCTACACCTAAAGCCCCCTGGTGCAGATTCGCTTTGCCGTCCGACTCCTTTGTTGGCAAACGCACCATGGACATAACCGGAACACCGTGGAAAACAATGATCCGAATATCCGGCACGCCCTGATAACTGATAGGCGAAAAAACAGGATCGAACTCGACGCACGCTTCAATTATGGCTTTATCGGGCAAACCGCCTAAACTATACATACCGCTGATAATTTTTGAACAATGGTATTTGATGTCGGCAAGGGAATAGACGCTGCCGTCAACCTTGTAATACCGTTCGCCGAATTTTCTTTGGATAACCAAGATACCGTTGCCCCCGGAACCGCGCGAAGGCTTTATGGCGAAAGATTCACGCCCTTCAAGAACCTTGTCCAGACGGCGCAGTTCATATTGCGTATTCAGCAATCCATACAGTTCCGGAACCTTCAAGCCCGCCCCCAGCGCCAGCTTTTTCGTCAGAATTTTATCGTCCACCAATGGAAAAAGGGAACGCTTATTCAAAGGCAAAATATAATCCGCATTGCGTTTATTCAGGGCGATAACCCCGCACTCCTTCAAGCGCCTGTAACGTTGCAGCAAATTCATTATTTACCTTCCGCAAAAGCTTTGAAACGGAACAAATCCATTAATCTGTATCCCGTATAGCGGCCAACCAAAAGCGTGAACGCCAAGAAAACCAGCTGCACTTCCGGATAAACAAAAAGAATGAATTCAATATACTGGGATACGAATATCAAATAAGCCAAAACAGCGATGAACAAACTGCCCAACCCCTGCCTGATGGCGGCGCTCGCCCCGTTTTCATCCCAAACAATAGCCATTCTTTCAATGGTCATTGTCAAAATAATCATCGGGAACATGGCGACGGACAATCCGTAATTGAAGCCCAGCCTATAACTGACAACACTTAAAATCGCCATGATAAGCACGACAATGATGAGTATCGCCGCAAGACGCGGAACAAGAAGCAAATGCAGTTTTTCAAAAAGCAGCCTGAAAAACATGCCGATACCGACAATGGTGCTGAACAGAAGAATGCCCGCGAAAAGTTTCGTTTCCACAAAAGAAAGGGCTATCAAAATAGGCATGAACGTACCGAATGTGCTTACGCCTATCACGTTTCGCAAAATGACAAGCAGCAGCGCCCCGAGCGGAATAAGCAAAATGGTTTTAAAAAGTTCCTGCGTTTCGACAGGCAGGCTAAAAAGCGAAAAAGCCGTTATTGCAGGGGAAGTTTTTCCGATAATGGCGAAACTGTTTTCAATTTGCGATTCAATGCGCTTCTGCACGGAAATATTGACATGCAAATTGTCTATGCCCGTCCCTTTCGCCATAGGTTCGGAACCGCGCCACAAAGGCAGGAAGTTTTTCGGAACGGAAAAAATGCCGTTATTGAAATCAAAGGTTATCCATTTATTGTTCACATACACTTCAATCCAGTGTTCAAGAGAAACGTTTCTTCCGGCATACAAGGGAACGCCGTGCATGGCTTCTGATGCGACACCCGCCAAAGCCAAAAGACGCACCGTTAAATTCACTTTCGACAAGTTGCTTTTCAGCCCTTCCACAAGATACTTCGTATTCTGATCCTGCGGATGCTTGATTTCTTCCACAAGCAAAGAAATAAAACTTTCAGAATCAAAGGATTTTTGACCTATCAAACTTAAAACATTGTCGGCGGCGACAAGCTGCGCCTGCGTGAAAGTATTGTCGACAAGCAAGGGAGGGGGACTGTCCGGAACCGTATATTCTTCATTCTTTTGACGTATTGCGGCGGAATAATAAATCACTTGCTTGCCGTCAGCCCTGCGGATGGTGAAACGGACAGAGCGTCCCCGCTCTTTTTCCGAAACAACGGCGCCGTAACCGCGGGCGACAAAATGCTCATTGCTGATATCAAAAAGATAATCGGATTGTGGAATATGTAACTCAACACTGCTTGCGCTGTCATCCGCATTAAACACGATTTCCGTTTCAATATTCCACACGGTGGAATTTTTATCGGGCGTCAGCGGAAATCCTAAAACAAACACCTTATACGCCACGACGGTAAGTGAAACAACAATAAGCAGCATACTCAAAATATGGAAAAAAGAAAATCTTTTCATAACTAATCAGCGATAATGAATTGTTTTGAAGAATCAACTACAATGCCGTGTTTGAGAAAGTTCCTGCCCAGCAAAACCCGATAATCGAAACGTTCGCGGTCCGCAAGATTCACTTCCACATCATGGCTGATGTTTCCGACAGAAATATTGAGCATGACAACGGGACGCTCCTGTATGCCCCCTGTGCGAAGTCTGATTCTGGCGACCCGCACCCTTGGAACGGTGAAATTCACCTTATCGCCGTCGTCAGTCACCAAATTGAACTCCACATAGGTTTTCTTGCCGTCTTTATACGTACGCACGATTTCCGCATCAACGGAACAAACATCCGCACCGGTATCCAATTTCGCAGGAAGCAGCACCCCATTGATTTTAACATGTTCAATATAGCCCGCCACTTCCGTTTCTTCGCCGGAACAAGCCGTTATTACCGTCATAATCAATACGCCCGCCAACAGTTGAATAAATTTTTTCATCAAACACCTTCAAACTAAGCTTTTAAAAGTTTACTCAAATCAAATCAGATGTCAATGATGAAAAAAATCTATAAAAACAAAGTTTCATGGCATTAAAAAAAAGGTGCTCCGCAGGCACCTTTTGAAAACCCTTATTTGTTCAATTCCGAAGCATATTGATGAATACCGTTCGCAATGCCTTCCGCCAAACCGTTTTTGTATTTTTCCGATAAAAGGCGTTTCGCCTCGGCGGAATTGGACGTATAACCCATCTCAATCAAAATGCAGGGCATGGACGAACCTATCAGAACATGAAACGGCGCGCCCTTTGTGCCGTTGTTTTTTATGGAATAGCCGCTCTTTGCGATTTTACGGACAGTATTTGACTGAACTTTTTGGGCAAGGCGTTTTGATTCTTGGATACGGGCTTTGACCAGCATATCGCCTAAAATTTTCTCCATTTCTCCAAGCCCGCGTTTTTCAACGCCGGCGTTTTCAATCGCGGCAAGCCGAATTGCCTGTTCATCACCCGTGAAATCCAGATAATATGTTTCAAAGCCCTGCGCATTGGCGTTCACGCTCGCATTCGCATGCAGCGAAATAAAAAGGTCCGCTTTATGCTTTCTTGCTATATCAGTCCGTTCATAAAGCCCGACATATTTATCCGAAGAACGTGTCAGATAGACGTTATATCCTGCCGATTTGAGAACGCCCGCTATTTTTTTAGCAATTTCAAGATTGAAATCTTTCTCTTTGATAGTATTATTGATAGCTCCGGGGTCTTTTCCCCCGTGTCCCGGGTCGATTACAATCGTATCGACTTTCAAGCCCAGCTGATCCGCAATTTTCGCGGCAAAAGTCGGAACATCGGCTTTCTTCGCTTTCACGGTTTTCTTCACTGCGGCGGAACTTGCTTTTTCCTGTTTCTTCTGCCCGGTGTTTTTCGTTTCAACCTTTTTGGTGTTTTTTGACGTTCCACTGCGCACGTTAATACCGGAATCCAACTGCTTGGAAGAATTGGTCGCTTCGATGATGAGCCTTGCCGGCTCGCGTTCAGACTTTACGGCATAGCGCAGCAGCTTTGAAAACTCCAATGTCACAACGCTCGTTCTGTTTTCTTCATCATACTCTATCTGATAACCGATAAAAATCCCGTTCTTTTTAAACGTATCCACAAGTTCCAAATTTTCAGAAGGCGCAACATTGTTCAGGGTGACAACAACATGGGGGTTTTCTTCGTCCCCTTGATATTTCGCCCGCCATGAAGCGATGGTTTCCATTGAAATAGTAATGCGGACCACATCATTTTTTAATTGCGAATTGATTTTCGTCAAAGTAATACTTGCCTGAGCCGGACGGGAAATTTCGACAGTCCCCAAAGAAGCCAAAGCCCCGTCACCTATTTCCGCATAATATTTTTTGGCTTTCAAATGAAAATCACCGGTAGGATAATTCGCTATGCATTGTTTCAGATAGGCTTTTGCTTTTTTCGTATCACGAAGAACAATGTGAGCCAACTGGGCGGCATTGAAAAGAGCATCGTCAGCCAACGGGCTGAGTTCGTGCTTTTTCACCAAATACAAATACCGCTCTATCGCATGCTTGGCGTCCTGACGCACAAAAGAACGCTGCGCCATTTGGTCAAGAGCGTAGGCAGAACGAAAAAGAGCGGCAGGCCTGTTATTCCATGTCGCGTTATTACGATAGATTTCATAAAACTCATCGGATAATTTCAACCAGTTATGCCTGTATTCACTGCGTTTCTTATCGTGAATCAACCGGTTCAATTCGATTTTCGCATTGTCATACGCCGAAGGCTCCGAATAAGCCAACGCAAAACTGACCGCAATAACAAAAATTACAGCAACCAACTGTAAAAAAAGCAAAAAAACAGTATTACGCCAAAAAAACGAACGCATAAAAACACCAACTTTATTTGTATAATTTTCCCTATACAGCATTTCGGAACATAAGCCGATTAACTTTAGGAAAATCACAAGAACGGACTTTATCATAAAAGATAAAGTAAAGTCACTATATTATGCAGTCTTTTTTTTCTATAATAATTTTATATTTTTTCTATATTTTTTTTAGACTTTTTATAGTAAAATTATAATCTCACACAATCATTGTACAGTTTAAAAAAAGTTTTCTCTACAAATAAGAACTGTTCCTTATAAGAAAAACAAAAAAAATTAAAAAAATTTTTTGCAAACCTTAACAGACTGATTAAAACCGCTTTCCCGATAAAAACCGTTTTGCCGACAACAATATAAAAAACATTCACTTTTCAAAGACTTTTCCCCTTTAAATAAGCATTCGCTTCGTTCAAACCAAAAAATTGCCGTTTCTCCGACCCTTCCCTTTTTCCAAAAAAAAGTTTCTCTGAAAGAGAAACTTTTTTTCTTCAAACAATATTGCGCAGTTTATTTTTGAAACGCTCTTAAAAATTCTTTGACCGTCGCATCAATATCCTTTGCTGAACAAATAGCCGAAACAACAGCCACGCTTTCAACCCCCGCCTGTAAAATCTCCTGCGCATTCCGCGTATTGATTCCGCCGATAGTCATAAGCGGTATGGTGCATTTTTGTTCATCTAAAAACGCGCGCGCCCTCCGCATGCCCTCAATGCCCCAAGCGGGCGCCGTATCCTTTTTCGTCTCGGTCGGAAAAACAGGGCTGACAGCAATATACTGCACTTCTTCCTTTACGGCTCTTTCCAAGGTTTCCATTGTCGGAGCGGTTAAACCGATAATGCGTCTTGTTCCCATTAAACGGCGGGCATCGGCAACAGGCATGTCGCTTTGTCCCAAATGCACGCCGGCAGCCCCTGACGCCAAGGCGATATCAACCCTGTCATTGATAATGACAGGAATATTGTACCGCACCTGCACTTCTTTAACCAGAACTTTAGCCAGCGCTAAAAAATCACGGGTATTGTTATTTTTTTCCCGTATCTGAACAGCCTGCACGCCCGCCTGCACAGCCTGCAAAACAACATCGACAAGAGGACGCCCCAGACACAAGTCTTGGTCTGTCACCAAATACAGCCCGAAATCGCGAAAATCCGACCACTCCATAATCACTCCGATTTATTCCATAGTTACACGTTTTGCGGCATCGGCATAATCAGCAGAATACAGCTCATCAATAAAACACGGCAAAAAAGATCCCGGACCTTGGCATTTTTTTCCGGCTTTCTCTCCTGCACCGGCAAATAACGCCATGGCGGAAACAGCGCCGATAAAAGGCGTTTTCGCAACAGCCATGCAGGCTCCCGTCACCGCCGTTGCGGAACAGCCAATGCCGGTGACAAGCGTCATGAGGGGGTCCCCGCCTTGCACATAGGCAAATTGTGTTCCGTCCGTAATCATATCCACTTCACCGCTGACACTCACAACAGTTTGAAAATTCCGGGCGAGGCGTTTCGCCTGTTCTTTGACTTCCAGACTTCCCTTTGTGCTGTCCACACCTTTATTTTCCCCGAGTTCACCTGCAAGAGCCATGATTTCCGAACCGTTTCCCCGCACTATGCATGGTTTTACAGTCCGCAAAATGGAAAGGGCGGTTTCCGTACGCAAACGGGAAGCCCCCGCCCCGACAGGGTCGAGCACCACGGGTTTTTTATATTTATTGGCAAAATCACCCGCCACATTCATGGAAGCAATTGTATGTTTATCGAGCGTACCAATATTAAGAACCAATGCATTGATAATTTTGACCAAGTCTTCCAATTCTTCCTGAGCGTGCGCCATAAGCGGAGAAGCCCCAGCCGCCAAAAGCACATTGGCATTGACCTGCATGACAACCAAGTTTGTTATGCATTGAACCAAAGGGCTTTTTTGACGCATAGCCTGCAACGTTTCCAAAACTGCTTTTTGCATGATTCCCTCTTATTTTTGCAGCAGCAAAACATCTTTCAATGCACGTTTAGGAACCATGTTACAGCCCCTTTCATCATGATAATACTGCGTTTTTCCGTCTTCTTTCACTGTTGTTATTTCACGGTTTTGATTTGGTTTTCCCAAAAGCATCAATAAATCAGGGATAAGTTTCGCCCCTGATTCTTCATCGTAAAAAGAAACCCCCTCTTTTTGCAGAATATCCGCAACAACCTCTTTTTTAAACGCTCCCACCATACAGGCGGCATATCCTTTTTCCGCAGCCCCAAGCTGAATGGTCTGGGCGGCTATGCCGATATCCATAATACCGA
This window encodes:
- a CDS encoding alpha-L-glutamate ligase-like protein, whose protein sequence is MNLLQRYRRLKECGVIALNKRNADYILPLNKRSLFPLVDDKILTKKLALGAGLKVPELYGLLNTQYELRRLDKVLEGRESFAIKPSRGSGGNGILVIQRKFGERYYKVDGSVYSLADIKYHCSKIISGMYSLGGLPDKAIIEACVEFDPVFSPISYQGVPDIRIIVFHGVPVMSMVRLPTKESDGKANLHQGALGVGVDIATGKTVRAVWKNEPITEHPDTLHSLIDFQVPYWDVLLYQASQSTELTGLGYVGVDMVLDKNLGPLILELNARPGLAIQIANFRGLEPRLQYVENNYKDLKTIEDKIAFAKRFFTYSAGNSYGMQSSKR
- a CDS encoding UUP1 family membrane protein — protein: MKRFSFFHILSMLLIVVSLTVVAYKVFVLGFPLTPDKNSTVWNIETEIVFNADDSASSVELHIPQSDYLFDISNEHFVARGYGAVVSEKERGRSVRFTIRRADGKQVIYYSAAIRQKNEEYTVPDSPPPLLVDNTFTQAQLVAADNVLSLIGQKSFDSESFISLLVEEIKHPQDQNTKYLVEGLKSNLSKVNLTVRLLALAGVASEAMHGVPLYAGRNVSLEHWIEVYVNNKWITFDFNNGIFSVPKNFLPLWRGSEPMAKGTGIDNLHVNISVQKRIESQIENSFAIIGKTSPAITAFSLFSLPVETQELFKTILLIPLGALLLVILRNVIGVSTFGTFMPILIALSFVETKLFAGILLFSTIVGIGMFFRLLFEKLHLLLVPRLAAILIIVVLIMAILSVVSYRLGFNYGLSVAMFPMIILTMTIERMAIVWDENGASAAIRQGLGSLFIAVLAYLIFVSQYIEFILFVYPEVQLVFLAFTLLVGRYTGYRLMDLFRFKAFAEGK
- a CDS encoding ATP-dependent zinc protease, producing MKKFIQLLAGVLIMTVITACSGEETEVAGYIEHVKINGVLLPAKLDTGADVCSVDAEIVRTYKDGKKTYVEFNLVTDDGDKVNFTVPRVRVARIRLRTGGIQERPVVMLNISVGNISHDVEVNLADRERFDYRVLLGRNFLKHGIVVDSSKQFIIAD
- a CDS encoding N-acetylmuramoyl-L-alanine amidase, giving the protein MRSFFWRNTVFLLFLQLVAVIFVIAVSFALAYSEPSAYDNAKIELNRLIHDKKRSEYRHNWLKLSDEFYEIYRNNATWNNRPAALFRSAYALDQMAQRSFVRQDAKHAIERYLYLVKKHELSPLADDALFNAAQLAHIVLRDTKKAKAYLKQCIANYPTGDFHLKAKKYYAEIGDGALASLGTVEISRPAQASITLTKINSQLKNDVVRITISMETIASWRAKYQGDEENPHVVVTLNNVAPSENLELVDTFKKNGIFIGYQIEYDEENRTSVVTLEFSKLLRYAVKSEREPARLIIEATNSSKQLDSGINVRSGTSKNTKKVETKNTGQKKQEKASSAAVKKTVKAKKADVPTFAAKIADQLGLKVDTIVIDPGHGGKDPGAINNTIKEKDFNLEIAKKIAGVLKSAGYNVYLTRSSDKYVGLYERTDIARKHKADLFISLHANASVNANAQGFETYYLDFTGDEQAIRLAAIENAGVEKRGLGEMEKILGDMLVKARIQESKRLAQKVQSNTVRKIAKSGYSIKNNGTKGAPFHVLIGSSMPCILIEMGYTSNSAEAKRLLSEKYKNGLAEGIANGIHQYASELNK
- the thiE gene encoding thiamine phosphate synthase; translation: MEWSDFRDFGLYLVTDQDLCLGRPLVDVVLQAVQAGVQAVQIREKNNNTRDFLALAKVLVKEVQVRYNIPVIINDRVDIALASGAAGVHLGQSDMPVADARRLMGTRRIIGLTAPTMETLERAVKEEVQYIAVSPVFPTETKKDTAPAWGIEGMRRARAFLDEQKCTIPLMTIGGINTRNAQEILQAGVESVAVVSAICSAKDIDATVKEFLRAFQK
- the thiM gene encoding hydroxyethylthiazole kinase, encoding MQKAVLETLQAMRQKSPLVQCITNLVVMQVNANVLLAAGASPLMAHAQEELEDLVKIINALVLNIGTLDKHTIASMNVAGDFANKYKKPVVLDPVGAGASRLRTETALSILRTVKPCIVRGNGSEIMALAGELGENKGVDSTKGSLEVKEQAKRLARNFQTVVSVSGEVDMITDGTQFAYVQGGDPLMTLVTGIGCSATAVTGACMAVAKTPFIGAVSAMALFAGAGEKAGKKCQGPGSFLPCFIDELYSADYADAAKRVTME
- a CDS encoding nitroreductase family protein, coding for MELKELVMQARTCRRFCQEEIPSEILIDLVDTARITSSARNAQIIRYVIVQDKSLRTKIEESFVLGGALPPEQKPQRGIDSPVAFIVLLAPQEKTQFGIMDIGIAAQTIQLGAAEKGYAACMVGAFKKEVVADILQKEGVSFYDEESGAKLIPDLLMLLGKPNQNREITTVKEDGKTQYYHDERGCNMVPKRALKDVLLLQK